The genomic region TGGGATCTTTGGGGTTGGGATGGAATCTGTGGGGCTGGAATGGCATCTATGGGGCTATGATTGGATCCatagggctgggatgggatctgtgAGGCTGGGTTGGGATCCATAGGGTTGggatggggatccatggggctGGAATCGGATCTGTAGAGCTGGGGTGAGGGtccatggggctgggatgggatctgtAAGACTCAGGTGTGGACTCACGGGGTTCCAAGGAGGTGAAATGAGAATTCATTAGGCTGGGATGGAATATCTCGTGATCCATGGGTTGGGATATGAATCCgtgaggctgggatgggatttgtgGGGCTGGGTTTAGATCCATGGGGTTGGGATACAAATCCATGGGGCTAAGACGGGATTTGTGGGGATGGAATAGGAATTGTAGGGCTAGGATGTGATCTATAGGTCTTCAGTGTAGACTCACAGGACTCCACGGGGCTGAAATGGGGATCCATTAGGCTGGGATCGGATATCTTGTGAtccatggggctgggatgggatctgtTGGGCTAGGTTGGGATCCATGGGGTTGGGATGTGGATCCATGGGGTTCCATGGGGCTGGGATgaggctctgtggggctgggacacaatTCCATGGATTTCTGTGGGTACAATCCCCCCAGGTCTCCACACACGGCTGTGGGTTTATGGCTGTGAGCTCCTGTCCGATGGGAGCGTCCGTGGATCCTACCGGGATGGCTACGACGGGCGGGATTTCATCTCCTTTGACCTGGAATCTGGGAGATTCGTGGCAGCCGACAACGCTGCTGAGAACACCAGGAGGCGCTGGGAACAGGAAGGGGAGGCTGAGAGGTGGACGAATTACCTGAAGCACGAATGCCCGGAATGGCTCCAGAGGCACGTCAGATAtgggcagaaggagctggagcgcAAAGGTGGGAGCAGAATtcctgtgggaatttgggatttggggatggaggACTTGGGAATACAGTAATTCCTGTGGGAATTCTATGGATAGATCTCATCTCATCCTGTAGAAATTCCGTGGTCAGATTTCactcccatcccattcccatggagtTTCATGGGGAGATCTTgcccccatcccattcccatggaattccatggtcAGATCTCCCCTGCATCCCATTTCCGTGGGAATTCCATGGCCAGATCTCACCGCAGTCCCActcccatggaattccatggatgtCTATCCCATTCCAGAGCCCCCTGATGTCCACGTGTCCGGAAGAGAGGAACACGGGACGCTGACCCTGTCCTGCCACGTGTACGGATTCTACCCCAACACCATCGCAGTCAGCTGGATGAAGGGGGGTGAAACCTTGGATCAGGAGACGGAGTGGGGCGGGGTCGTTCCCAACAGCGACGGCACCTTCCACACCTGGGCCAGGATCGAGGCGCTGCCGGAGGAGCGGGAGCAGTACCGGTGCAGGGTGGAGCATCCCGGAATGCCGGAGCCCGGGATCTTTGCTTGGGGTGAGGCTGGGAATGtggggattgggaatttggaattccCAAATGGGGATTCCCCTCCCCCTCCTCACTATCCCGCGTTTCCCAGAGCCGACATCTGGCGGGAATCTCACTGTGGTGGTCGCTGTGTCCGTCATCGctgccatcctcatcctcattgTCCTCCTCGGATTCGGCATCTGGAAGCTCCAATCCGGTAACACACGGGATGGGGGTTGGGAAGGGACACGGATCCACCCGGCACCGTTCTGGGAATCCTGTGCCACTGACGCTGATCCCACTTTGTTTCCACAGGGAGGAGGGACAGGAATGGGTACAACCAGGCAGCCGGTGAGTTCCAGTGGTGGATCCAGCTCTGGATCCTTTCTGTGCGGATCCCAGGATGGATCCTGGGGTTAATCCTGGTGTGTGATCCATGCTGGAATCTCATGGATCTTCTCTTTCTGCAGGAAAAGATGTGGGAGCCAATGGCTTGAGAACAGATATGGAGCAGGATCAGAGTGAGATTCCAGAGGGGGATCGGGGCAGGATGGACAGATTGGGATCGGGGAGGGATTCAGGATCAGAGCAGGGTCCAGAGTGGGATCAGGTGGAATTGTAGAGTGGGATTGGGGCTGGTTTCTGGAGTGGGAtcaggagggatggatggagcaggATTGGTGTGGGAG from Zonotrichia albicollis isolate bZonAlb1 chromosome 31, bZonAlb1.hap1, whole genome shotgun sequence harbors:
- the LOC102065444 gene encoding class I histocompatibility antigen, F10 alpha chain-like isoform X2 — its product is MAAALGLGLLLGLLGDPRGATKAAPQPRSGTAAMAPALGLGVLWGLLGLLGNPGGATKAAPQPRSGTAAMAPALGLGVLWGLLGLLGNPGSATKVLHSMHYLDVGVSEPSPGIPQYMSIGFVDGIPFTRYDSERGQLEPLTEWIKDSADPEYWERNTQLYVENQHIDARNLEILRERYNQSGGLHTRLWVYGCELLSDGSVRGSYRDGYDGRDFISFDLESGRFVAADNAAENTRRRWEQEGEAERWTNYLKHECPEWLQRHVRYGQKELERKEPPDVHVSGREEHGTLTLSCHVYGFYPNTIAVSWMKGGETLDQETEWGGVVPNSDGTFHTWARIEALPEEREQYRCRVEHPGMPEPGIFAWEPTSGGNLTVVVAVSVIAAILILIVLLGFGIWKLQSGRRDRNGYNQAAGKDVGANGLSTGIAA
- the LOC102065444 gene encoding class I histocompatibility antigen, F10 alpha chain-like isoform X7, yielding MAAALGLGLLLGLLGHPGGATKVLHSMHYLDVGVSEPSPGIPQYMSIGFVDGIPFTRYDSERGQLEPLTEWIKDSADPEYWERNTQLYVENQHIDARNLEILRERYNQSGGLHTRLWVYGCELLSDGSVRGSYRDGYDGRDFISFDLESGRFVAADNAAENTRRRWEQEGEAERWTNYLKHECPEWLQRHVRYGQKELERKEPPDVHVSGREEHGTLTLSCHVYGFYPNTIAVSWMKGGETLDQETEWGGVVPNSDGTFHTWARIEALPEEREQYRCRVEHPGMPEPGIFAWEPTSGGNLTVVVAVSVIAAILILIVLLGFGIWKLQSGRRDRNGYNQAAGKDVGANGLRTDMEQDQRVAA